The following nucleotide sequence is from Zingiber officinale cultivar Zhangliang chromosome 10A, Zo_v1.1, whole genome shotgun sequence.
CCACAATCATAAACTTTAAGGTAAACATTGTTAAGCCTTTTGCCTTTCAAGGCACTTATTGGGTCCGTCCTAACTTAGAAAGCTACAATTAAAAGTTTAAAAGAATATTCAAGGATGTTAGTCCAGCCCAAATGAACGATGTTGAACTAACTTATTTGGTTGAAATTAagtctaattaaattatttttaatggaAAGTGACGAGTGATTCTGTTCCTTGGCTTTCTATGGTGCTAGGCGAGTTCCAGActtccacttttttttttttattggataTTTCTTTCGTCTTGAATTTTTGGGGCGTACGAAGAAAATTCAGTGATTGTTCCATCTGTCTCGTGGAACATTATGTATCTTTCTTCTGGAAGAATttttaatgcagattttaattatttttattctatCATTATCATATATTATAGACGCtatcaaatttatattataaatattattattaaattgtaTTTCACACGCTACCAAATCTTACTTTGGATAGAGAtgaacacacaaaaaaaaaggtTAGGAGCGGCTTGACTTCCATGTAAACTTCTATTTCCTTTTAAACTACTAAATATTATTATCATTTAAAATTATCCGAGATGTTTGTTTCACCTCCCttgaaaataatataattttaattatagagTCTATTAATGCTAGTAAATTACTGTTTGAAGACTATTaaattagaagaagaaaaataaaaatagtcttaaaatttgtcatatatatatatttatacgtATTGAGCTGACACGGACCTTATTCATTAGTATCGGCCTCGCCTACTGCCTCCCGTCCAAGAGACGCTATCCATTGGTTAGCTCACCCGACCTTTCTCCTTCCGACGGACCCacccaatttttttttgtttttttaccgTTCACCATCGAGACTCAAGACGAAAAAGGAGGAGACAGAGGAAGAGAGAAACATCGAGACGGAGGAGGAGGGGGGAGTGCTGTCGCCGTTAATCGTGATGTCTTctactgctgctgctgctgcatcgCCGACTGATCCAACCACGGTCGACGGCGCCGCACCTGTCTGTGCCTCCGCTTCCCCGCCGGTAATCTACTGGTGCCACCAGTGCGACATGAGCGTCACCATCCTTCCTTCACGATCGCCCCTGATCTGCCCCGACTGCTCCCGCTCTGATTTCCTTGAAGAAATGGAGCTCACCCCCACGGCCAGCCACCTCCTCTCCACctcatcctcctcttcctcttcgggCCCTGCCCCTCTTCTCCAATCCCTCCCCATCGCCCTCACCGATTCCGACGACGAAGGAACCAGATCCGCCTCGGACCCCGAGGAGCGCCTCCGTACGATTCCTTCCCGTGCCTCGCGCCTCAGCCGCCTCATCGCTCGACTCGCAGATGGAGGCGGCGAagatcctcttcctctcctcccgcCATCCGCCCCCGCCCGCTCTGGCTCCTTTCCTGCCTCTGCCACTTCCATCGACGCCCTCCCCACCGTATGCATCTCCGAGGCTGACGCCGCTGCCGTCCCCTGTTGCGCCGTTTGCAAAGATGAGTTTGTCCTTCGATCTGCCGCCCGGCGCCTCCCCTGCTCCCATCTTTACCACTCCGAGTGCATCGTCCCTTGGCTATCCCTCCACAACTCCTGCCCTGTCTGCCGCTCCCCTCTCCCTGCCCTCGGTGAATCTTCAGTCGCCGTCGGTGCACCTGTACGCTCCTTAGGTGTCTCGGCGGTGGGCGAAGGAGTTGATGACGCGCTGTCGCTGGCCCTCGCCGCGGCCGATGAGGAAGCCACGGCGCTGACGGCTGCGCTATGGCAAGTGAGGACGATGCATCGCCTATCGTTCCCTATTCGGTCCTTTACATCAGCGACCATGGACGCGGCGCTCTTTCAGATGGAGCATTTGGATGTAACACTGGCGGATGGCGGGGGGACGCTCTCACCGGATTGTCAAGTGGAACGGCAGGGAGAAGCCATGGGAAGTAGCTCCAACGGTGGCGATAATACGACCCCGCCTGAGATTAGGGAGAACTTCTTTTAGTACGAATTCCTGATGGTTCATGTTATGCAAAGACTTGAGGTATGCTAAATCTTTGCATACTAATTACCATGATTATAGCTCAGTTAATAAACGAGTTGCAATTCCATTGTTAACCATAACTAACATGGTTACTAGGAGTTATAATTTTTCTCATTAGTGGAGCTGTCTTTGTTCAAGATGATCATCGATGTTGTTTGTTTTCCCTTGGGAATAGATACTATGATAATTATGATGCCTTACATTTATCTCCTGTATAATTAGCAATCCCATTCCCTACCCTAGTTGATCAATTGTAATACTGATCCTTTTTTTCCCTACTCTTTCATAAGACAACCGTCAGAGAGGGACATTTGTTGTACGAGAAAACAGTTTGTGATGCTAATAGGACTCAACATAAAACATCACAAATTGGAAACACCCTTTCTCTCATTCTACTATCTAGATGGTAATCATGGAAGCAAATGCTGCTGTTTCAAGATCCATTATTCAATGTTATTGTTTTACAtgtatttttgttttgtttttgccaACTGGTGGTGAATCCACATGTTAAGTTTACGATTTTGCAAATAATGAATATCTTATATATTGATTCTAGATTGCTTGAGGATTTAGTTTCAAGGTTCTAATTATTGGATGGCTTGCAATTATTAGGTTATTGCTCGATCAACTCTTCATGTGATTTTGTGTTGATGACAATATCTTGAACCTGCAACCTCTTGTGTGATTTAACGTACTGTTGAATGACTTCCTTACACGGATACCCATAGGTTTTGTTTTCATAATGCCTGGTGCACAGGTAAGCTAGTTAAATCTTAGGATAAGGTAGTATTGGAATCGTAAAGGATAGGGATAAAAAAAACAAGGACATATGTAACATTTTTAAATTGGCATTAATAGGAGAATGAGAATATGACAAAGTTTCTCGTAATTATATTTTTATAGATGACATATAACACACACAGTCACACAAATATAATACTAAAAATAATCTGTCAGCAAGTAAACTAATCAAAAAAGAAAACTAGCGTATTTGCAAAGGTCTAATACTGTTAACAATTTCCCCAGAATGCCATATTATTCCAATTCTACAAGTATAGCATCAAATGTAATTGTGCACCACTAGAtatttaaactatttaaaatgtttaaatgATCTGTTCATGCCTACTTGAGAATCTGGTAATTTTGGTGTTCAATTTTCTCTTCCTTTCTCTTGCTATGGATCATGGAGGAGACTCGAAAGACCTAGGTCCTTTCATTTGTTTTTTGTTTGTAGTGTTTCTTTAATCAAATTATACTAGATAAGCCTTTGGAGATGTAATAGCTATGAATGATGCTTTCCATCTTTGTTAGTTCTTGTCTTATCATTTCTATCAAGGTCCATGGGTGTTACGCCCTTGAGTTTATGTGGGAAAAGTTGATGCAGGAGCAGCAACAAGAACCAAAACCAAGGCTTATCTTACTAGGTGGGGTTAGCTATATAGATCCTTTTATGTCATTGGACTCTATCCCCTaccatatcatcatctatacttaaataaattttatcttgttttattgttgctaaacaAGTTTTTTTAGTCTTCCTCGTTTTATGTATTCACattgcctaactggagcatttattcgtcgtctaagtacatgcccgtACCATAACATGTCTAtaagagttttccctcaatagatacaACAACTCTAActttttctctaatactctcatttcttattctatccatCCTTGTATGTTCACACATTCATCTTAATATCCTTATCTCTGTcattctcatcttctgctcatgtcctcaagtcatagcccaacattcagctttatataacatagtaggtctaactgtgattttgtagaactttccttcaagttttagaggtacttcaCAATTACATAAAACACTCGAAGCTCGCCTTCATTTcaccatcctacttgtattctatataagacatgtCTCTCAATCCCTACATCGTTTTATAAAAATGGTCCTAAATATTTAAGACTTTAACTCGTCATCGCCTATTTTAACAGTTGTCTTATtacatctaatattgctaaacataaattccatatattctgttttaagcctaaaacctttcccttctagtgtttccagccaagattctaatttagcatttactccacgtgtttcatctaccaaaataatatcatctgtaaaTAACATACACCATGGTACTGTTTTGAATGTGTGcaatgagttcgtccataattagtgtaaaaagacagagacttagagttgatcaTTTATGTAATCTTATATTTattagaaatgcttcagttattccgcctgaagtttttactctggtcgttatgtccttatacatattcttaattagtttaatatatgttacgtTAATGCCTCTCTTgtatagaattctccatataatttcttttgggttctatcataagttttttctaagttaatgaataccatgtgtagattttAGTCTTGCtcctaatatttttcaattaactgtttaagaagatgtataacttctattgtctaCCTTTCAtgtatgaacccaaattgattttcggttctccttctttaattttttttcaattattctTTTCCAAAGTTTTATTgtatgactcattaatttaataccttatagtttgtacaattttatATGTCTTCCTTGTTCTTAgataagagaactagagtacttacccttcattatctatattttttttgttttcaatatcatgttaaataattttacaaGTCATTCAATACTGTGTTTCGCTAGACACTTCCATACCACTTTCGGACTATTATCTAGTCCAACGGCTTTTTCATTGTACATCCCATTTAATGCTTGTTCTATTTCTGAAgattgaattctacgataaaaatttaaatttctatactcatttgagcgatttaaattatcaaagttaagttggtcacttaAACTTTCATTacaaaattgatgaaaatattcatcatttactagtaccctatgacattcatctttaatatattttatttagataagatTTGTTGTCTTCCTTTCTCACTTTAACAACAAATGAACTTAAATAAGAAAGCAGCTGTTCTTAGTTGTCTATAATGGTCTTTTGGGTTGTGTTTTGCATATAGCACAGTGAGTTCTTTCTTCTTCAACTCTGCTGGATTCTGAATCTCAAACTTTTGCAAGTGTTTGTAGATCCTCAATCATGTTCctcattattcctttcctaaTAATTCTGCTCCTCTTTGGttgaatttttcatttttcatcttCTTCTGCCCGAGTATCACTTAACCTTTTCAAATACTTCAACAAGATTCTAGAGCCATAGTGATGACTACCATTT
It contains:
- the LOC122027752 gene encoding E3 ubiquitin-protein ligase RZF1-like, producing the protein MSSTAAAAASPTDPTTVDGAAPVCASASPPVIYWCHQCDMSVTILPSRSPLICPDCSRSDFLEEMELTPTASHLLSTSSSSSSSGPAPLLQSLPIALTDSDDEGTRSASDPEERLRTIPSRASRLSRLIARLADGGGEDPLPLLPPSAPARSGSFPASATSIDALPTVCISEADAAAVPCCAVCKDEFVLRSAARRLPCSHLYHSECIVPWLSLHNSCPVCRSPLPALGESSVAVGAPVRSLGVSAVGEGVDDALSLALAAADEEATALTAALWQVRTMHRLSFPIRSFTSATMDAALFQMEHLDVTLADGGGTLSPDCQVERQGEAMGSSSNGGDNTTPPEIRENFF